The window TTTAATGAACTCAACCTTATCTTTATTTCGTTCATTGAACTTAGACAGATTTGAAGCCCAGGAATCTTTATTAAAATCAATAGCCCCAAATCCTTTGGTATCTCCTTGAAAATTCTTCTTGTTTCCAACAGCTTCTAGTCCAATTCTCAAAAAATGCAATGCTTCAGCTATCTCGTCAAATTCATTTCGATGACTGTATTCAAACTCTTGAAACTTTCGTAAAAGAATGACCTCTTTCTTGGCTGAATTTAAACTGAATTCATCAAAAAACTTTCCAATCCCTGGAATACCCGCTAATTGGTCGGCCATGTCTAACAGCCATTGTGCTTTATAAGAAGCCAGCTGTTGCATACGTATCTCCAAATCTTCTAACTGATCTGTATCTAGTTTAACAGATCCGCCTGTTACTTGTTGACGAAATTCAGTTGTGTAATCACTAAATTTATCTACAAGTAAAACAATCGTTGATTCAAATGTTTCAGTCAAAGGGCGATAGCCTATATCAAAGTGATTCTTTGCTGAACTCCAAGCTCCACCAGTTAATTTCTTTTCTTCTGAGAAGCCTTTAATAGCAAGATTAGATTGTTTAAAATTAAGTTCTATTTCTTGTCTACTTTCGTTAAGAAGTTGGTTGAATTTATAAAGTTCTTCAGTATCAATTTTCGTCATAAACGCGCCTCTTTTTCTAGCGCAGTCAGTTCTTTCTCAATCTGTTTGGCTTTCTTAGACTGTTCATCGAAGCTCGTTTCAAACGTTTCTTGATGAGATAACAATGTCCGATATCGCTTATAGTAGTCGTCCTCTGCTTCATCAAATTGAGAACTAAGGAAAGAACTGACATCGGAATTCCCACAAATTTCTTGTTCTTCTCTCATTAAATCACGTTCTCTTTCAAACAGACTTTTAAATTGTGAGATAAACGTCTCTAGTGTTTCTTTTTGTTGGCGCATTTTATAAACTGTATCATCGGCTCGCTCCAACTGTAGTTTTTTCTCGGTCAACAATATACGCCATTCTTTAGAGTTAGGCAATCGTCATCACCGCTTTCCCAATGGCATTTTTAAGAGCATCATCCTTTTCAATAAACGTTTGATTGATTTGTTTAATATGATCTGCATCCGTGTTTACAGACGTTT is drawn from Carnobacterium gallinarum DSM 4847 and contains these coding sequences:
- a CDS encoding T7SS effector LXG polymorphic toxin, with translation MTKIDTEELYKFNQLLNESRQEIELNFKQSNLAIKGFSEEKKLTGGAWSSAKNHFDIGYRPLTETFESTIVLLVDKFSDYTTEFRQQVTGGSVKLDTDQLEDLEIRMQQLASYKAQWLLDMADQLAGIPGIGKFFDEFSLNSAKKEVILLRKFQEFEYSHRNEFDEIAEALHFLRIGLEAVGNKKNFQGDTKGFGAIDFNKDSWASNLSKFNERNKDKVEFIKESDAMAAAAVAEQTAQIHNAQMNLNQMGDAMMNEVNSTNSYSYNSMSGKTWPRPENYNVSKKYKGVNLKSPIDEILSVASPGEQTRGKTTQWIKGGDFTTALKDFKNLGITNIVEIQTTYGIGYVGLLSDGRKIMVRPGSSAMLNYPTLEIINFDKTKIKIRYDK